A stretch of Alkalicella caledoniensis DNA encodes these proteins:
- the murB gene encoding UDP-N-acetylmuramate dehydrogenase, producing the protein MQTLKDQLTKVLGKTVTFAEKMYKHTTIKIGGSADILVLADDVDTIIKTMKLAREKNLDVSIIGNGSNLIVSDQGIRGIVIKVYSSEQKPIVDGQKVDVFSGFPLGKLINFTIQEGLGGLEGLVGIPGSFGGALTMNAGTGTTEIGHMINWVKVINKKTLEVETIPKEEMGFSYRKSIIQNGCHVILEAQLQLMRGSSRDLKTIKNEIIKKRNKKQPVQFPNSGSIFKNPPNDSAGRLIEATGLKGYTIGDAQISEQHANFIVNIGQAKASEVVELMNVARKEVNKKFNLVLQPEVKFMGGGLKLEEV; encoded by the coding sequence ATGCAGACACTAAAGGACCAGCTAACTAAAGTATTAGGCAAAACAGTGACTTTTGCTGAAAAAATGTATAAACATACCACAATTAAAATTGGAGGTTCTGCAGATATACTAGTTTTAGCAGATGATGTTGACACAATAATAAAAACCATGAAACTGGCGCGCGAGAAAAACCTAGATGTATCTATAATAGGTAATGGTTCAAATCTTATAGTAAGCGACCAAGGGATCAGGGGAATAGTTATAAAAGTTTACTCTAGCGAACAAAAACCTATTGTCGACGGGCAAAAGGTTGATGTTTTCAGTGGTTTCCCATTGGGGAAATTGATTAATTTTACTATCCAAGAAGGGTTGGGTGGGCTAGAGGGATTAGTAGGTATTCCTGGAAGTTTCGGTGGGGCTTTAACCATGAATGCCGGAACCGGAACCACTGAAATTGGTCATATGATAAACTGGGTAAAGGTGATAAATAAAAAAACACTAGAGGTTGAAACTATACCTAAAGAAGAAATGGGTTTTTCTTACAGAAAGTCTATTATTCAAAATGGTTGCCATGTGATACTAGAAGCACAACTCCAGCTTATGCGTGGAAGTTCTCGTGACCTAAAAACCATTAAAAATGAGATTATAAAAAAGAGGAATAAGAAACAGCCAGTTCAATTCCCCAATTCTGGAAGCATATTCAAAAACCCTCCCAATGATAGTGCTGGACGGCTAATTGAAGCCACAGGTTTAAAAGGTTACACTATAGGTGATGCACAAATATCTGAACAACATGCAAACTTTATTGTAAACATAGGGCAAGCAAAAGCATCTGAAGTTGTAGAACTAATGAATGTAGCAAGAAAAGAAGTAAATAAAAAATTCAATTTAGTTTTACAGCCTGAAGTTAAGTTTATGGGCGGGGGGTTAAAATTAGAGGAGGTTTAA
- the murA gene encoding UDP-N-acetylglucosamine 1-carboxyvinyltransferase encodes MEKLIIKGGNPLVGEVTIPGAKNAALPILAGVLLSEDQCLIEDVPDLSDVTMMLKILESLGVKVEYNKAQKNIALDVTGANNYVVPDKLMRSMRSSIFLMGPLLGRFNNVKVSYPGGCNIGNRAIDLHLKGLSALGAKIVERHGYITATCDGLKGAEIYLDYPSVGATENIMMAACKAQGVTVIKNAAREPEIVDLEIFLNKMGAKVSGAGTAEIKIIGVDKLSHCQHKIISDRIVAGTVMMAAAMTGGDVTVNNVIPEHIDLTIVKLKEMGAIVTQCDNKIRVQGSKALKAVDHIRTAPYPGFPTDMQAIMMIGLSMAEGTSIIIENVFDGRFKHVDEFRRMGASIKTDNRTAVIRGVKQLTGAYVEATDLRAGAALVIGGLAAENTTTIEGVFNIDRGYERIEDLFTQIGGNIRRIDD; translated from the coding sequence ATGGAAAAACTAATTATAAAAGGAGGAAACCCTTTAGTAGGAGAAGTCACTATACCCGGAGCAAAAAACGCTGCTTTACCAATTTTGGCAGGAGTTTTATTGAGTGAAGACCAGTGTCTGATCGAAGATGTTCCTGATTTATCTGATGTTACCATGATGCTGAAAATTCTTGAGAGTCTAGGGGTTAAGGTAGAGTATAATAAAGCTCAAAAAAATATAGCCTTAGATGTAACAGGTGCTAACAATTACGTAGTACCAGATAAATTAATGCGTTCTATGAGATCATCAATATTTCTAATGGGTCCTTTGTTAGGTAGATTTAATAATGTGAAAGTATCATACCCAGGGGGATGTAATATAGGCAATAGGGCAATAGATTTACATCTTAAAGGATTAAGTGCACTAGGGGCAAAAATAGTTGAAAGGCACGGTTATATAACTGCAACCTGCGATGGTTTAAAAGGTGCGGAAATATATTTAGATTACCCTAGTGTTGGTGCTACGGAAAATATCATGATGGCTGCCTGCAAGGCACAAGGTGTTACAGTAATTAAAAATGCAGCTAGAGAACCTGAGATAGTTGACTTAGAAATATTCTTAAATAAGATGGGTGCAAAGGTATCCGGCGCAGGAACTGCTGAAATTAAAATCATTGGAGTAGATAAATTATCCCATTGTCAGCATAAAATCATTTCTGATAGAATTGTAGCTGGGACTGTAATGATGGCAGCTGCCATGACCGGTGGAGATGTGACAGTGAACAATGTAATTCCTGAGCATATAGACTTAACTATCGTTAAGTTGAAGGAAATGGGAGCCATAGTTACACAGTGTGATAATAAAATCAGAGTACAAGGCTCTAAAGCTTTAAAGGCCGTTGACCATATAAGAACGGCTCCATACCCAGGATTTCCCACAGACATGCAAGCAATTATGATGATAGGTTTATCTATGGCCGAAGGAACTAGTATTATAATAGAAAACGTATTTGATGGTCGCTTTAAGCATGTTGATGAATTTCGAAGAATGGGGGCATCCATAAAAACTGACAACAGAACTGCAGTCATTAGGGGTGTAAAACAGCTAACGGGTGCTTATGTGGAAGCAACGGATCTACGGGCAGGAGCAGCCTTAGTAATAGGTGGATTAGCAGCTGAAAACACCACCACCATTGAAGGTGTTTTCAACATCGATAGAGGTTATGAGAGAATTGAAGATCTCTTTACTCAAATTGGAGGAAATATAAGAAGAATTGATGATTAG
- a CDS encoding cell division protein FtsQ/DivIB, translating to MRRRQSITPKNQKKPYANNVIDFSKKKRDMSHIISNKPTKKKIINFDGVKVIKVVSVFFLLLVVALSFHIFLNSNHATIQSLSLDGNFLLEEQEILDHLPKVGQANFFSTSNDHFEDSIKELKWIKEIHVDRNFLARTIDVSIVERRPLYKIMRNNETQIIDEEGEVLPNLSSIVGLSVPIVIGQESASSFPELAETLKHLPNHFLHAVAEVNIESPNSIYLYTLDNFTIQIGEFRNLTQEKAEEIIQIMNIQKNQNQKGTIDIRGRNIIFKPVEG from the coding sequence ATGAGAAGAAGACAAAGTATTACACCAAAAAATCAGAAAAAGCCATATGCTAATAATGTGATCGACTTCTCTAAGAAAAAGAGAGATATGTCCCACATAATATCAAACAAACCTACTAAGAAGAAAATTATAAATTTTGACGGTGTAAAAGTTATTAAGGTTGTTTCAGTATTTTTCCTGCTTTTAGTAGTAGCCCTGTCATTTCACATATTTCTAAACTCCAACCATGCCACAATTCAGAGTTTGAGCTTAGATGGGAATTTCTTGCTTGAAGAGCAAGAAATTCTCGATCATTTGCCAAAAGTAGGACAAGCCAATTTTTTTTCAACGAGTAATGATCATTTTGAGGATTCCATAAAGGAACTTAAATGGATTAAGGAAATTCATGTAGATAGGAATTTCCTGGCCAGAACCATTGATGTAAGTATAGTTGAAAGGCGTCCATTGTATAAAATCATGAGAAACAATGAGACCCAAATAATTGATGAAGAGGGTGAGGTGTTACCCAATCTATCATCAATTGTTGGTCTAAGTGTTCCCATAGTAATTGGTCAAGAAAGTGCTAGTTCTTTTCCAGAATTAGCAGAGACGCTAAAACATTTGCCAAACCATTTTCTACACGCTGTTGCGGAAGTAAATATTGAAAGCCCCAACTCAATTTATCTTTATACATTAGATAATTTTACTATTCAAATTGGTGAATTCAGAAATCTTACACAGGAAAAAGCGGAAGAAATTATTCAGATAATGAACATACAGAAGAATCAAAATCAAAAAGGAACTATCGACATTAGAGGCAGAAATATAATTTTTAAACCTGTGGAGGGATAA
- a CDS encoding DUF881 domain-containing protein, protein MNRKQSSTLALTLICLILGFMMAINFRTQQDVELTTGVRDTELRSKVIELVNKNENLETHISELERLLNEYRTKSVSGESTAEILTQELDQIRHLAGLTDVKGQGVVVTINDATSESNQYEDPNLFIVHDEDLLNVVNVLKAAGAEAISVNGLRIVAQSEISCAGPVILVNQTRLAPPYVVSAIGDMRNLESSLNMRGGIVEKLRFWGIEIEVDVLEDVFVPSYKGKIDFKFLQPVKEGE, encoded by the coding sequence GTGAATAGAAAACAAAGTTCTACTTTAGCACTCACATTGATCTGTTTAATATTGGGTTTTATGATGGCCATCAATTTCAGAACCCAACAAGATGTGGAATTGACCACTGGTGTGAGAGATACAGAATTAAGAAGTAAAGTTATAGAATTGGTTAATAAAAATGAGAATCTAGAGACACATATTAGTGAGTTGGAAAGATTGCTAAATGAGTATAGGACTAAATCCGTAAGTGGAGAGAGCACCGCAGAAATACTAACACAAGAGTTAGATCAAATTAGACATTTAGCAGGGCTAACGGATGTGAAGGGGCAAGGTGTTGTGGTTACAATAAATGACGCCACAAGCGAGTCTAATCAGTACGAGGATCCAAACCTTTTTATTGTACATGATGAAGACCTCTTAAACGTAGTTAATGTACTAAAAGCTGCAGGAGCGGAAGCTATTTCTGTAAATGGGTTAAGGATCGTCGCCCAAAGTGAGATCTCATGTGCCGGGCCAGTAATTTTGGTAAATCAAACCAGGCTTGCCCCGCCTTACGTTGTTTCTGCAATTGGTGACATGAGGAACCTAGAAAGTTCCCTTAATATGCGTGGTGGTATAGTAGAAAAACTACGTTTTTGGGGAATAGAAATAGAAGTTGATGTGTTAGAAGATGTTTTTGTTCCTTCCTACAAGGGTAAAATTGACTTCAAATTTTTACAGCCTGTAAAGGAAGGTGAATAG
- a CDS encoding small basic family protein translates to MLLPILGLLVGLTLGWTSTISVPLQYAHYLSIALLAALDSIFGGVRAYLEENYDNYVFMSGFFGNIILAALLVNLGERFGVDLYLAAIFAFGVRLFQNLAIMRRILLNKFFSKK, encoded by the coding sequence ATGTTATTGCCTATATTAGGTCTGCTTGTTGGATTAACACTGGGATGGACCTCTACAATCTCCGTACCACTTCAGTACGCACATTATTTATCCATTGCACTTTTGGCTGCCCTTGACTCAATTTTTGGTGGAGTTAGGGCATACTTAGAGGAGAATTATGATAATTACGTTTTCATGTCAGGATTTTTTGGGAATATCATTTTAGCTGCTCTTTTGGTTAATCTAGGAGAGAGATTTGGTGTAGATCTATACCTAGCTGCTATATTTGCTTTTGGTGTTAGACTCTTTCAGAATCTTGCAATTATGCGGAGAATACTGCTTAATAAATTTTTCTCAAAAAAATAA
- the ftsA gene encoding cell division protein FtsA has translation MPRNKSIIASLDIGTSTTKVIVGEQDRDGNVNIIGIGQSKSLGLRKGSIVDLDGTVKSIIEAVEQAERMIGVEIDSVFVGISSAHIQMLKNRGVVAVSGEDKEISEYDYDRVLQAAKVVAIPPEREIIDSIPINFIVDGYDGIKDPVGMIGVRLEVEALILTATTTAMRNLRKCVERAGLAVENFVLSSLATGEVALTPDEKELGAVLVNIGGGTTEVAIFQNSNLMDKIVIPVGGDHITSDISKGLRIPLAEGEKIKLKFGTTLFDENDRGFEITTVGKETVTVSTNKLTGIIEPRVQEIFYLIKKELSKLGYDEIMPGGIVLTGGVASLPGIAELAQSQLGGNVRIYQPQFIGVADPAFTTGTGIIQYVVSNSILPSTPQKSNSVSQGFFDKIKVLFNEFFR, from the coding sequence TTGCCACGGAATAAATCAATTATAGCAAGCTTGGATATAGGTACATCAACCACTAAGGTTATAGTGGGAGAACAAGATAGAGATGGCAATGTTAACATTATCGGGATTGGACAAAGTAAGTCCCTGGGATTGAGGAAAGGTTCTATAGTTGACTTAGATGGAACAGTTAAGTCAATCATAGAGGCAGTTGAACAGGCAGAAAGAATGATAGGTGTCGAAATCGATTCTGTTTTTGTTGGAATTTCCAGTGCCCATATACAAATGTTAAAGAACCGAGGAGTAGTTGCTGTTTCCGGTGAAGACAAGGAAATCTCTGAGTATGACTATGACAGAGTACTTCAGGCTGCCAAAGTTGTTGCGATTCCTCCTGAAAGAGAGATAATCGATAGCATACCAATAAACTTTATAGTAGATGGTTATGACGGCATTAAAGATCCTGTAGGTATGATTGGTGTACGCCTTGAAGTGGAAGCTCTTATTCTTACAGCTACCACAACTGCAATGAGAAACTTACGTAAATGTGTGGAAAGAGCAGGTCTTGCTGTTGAGAACTTTGTACTTAGTAGTTTAGCAACTGGTGAAGTAGCTTTAACACCAGATGAGAAAGAGTTAGGTGCTGTACTTGTTAACATTGGGGGAGGTACCACTGAGGTAGCTATTTTCCAAAATTCAAACCTAATGGATAAAATCGTAATTCCTGTGGGTGGAGACCATATAACCAGCGATATCTCCAAAGGCTTGAGAATACCTCTAGCTGAAGGTGAAAAAATAAAGCTGAAATTTGGTACAACTTTATTTGATGAGAACGATAGGGGTTTCGAAATAACCACAGTAGGTAAAGAAACTGTTACTGTAAGTACAAACAAACTTACTGGTATCATTGAGCCTAGAGTCCAAGAGATTTTTTACCTAATTAAGAAAGAGCTTAGTAAACTAGGGTATGATGAAATTATGCCAGGGGGCATAGTTTTAACTGGTGGAGTTGCTTCCCTACCAGGGATTGCTGAATTGGCTCAGTCACAACTAGGTGGTAACGTTAGAATTTATCAACCACAATTCATCGGAGTTGCTGACCCAGCATTTACAACTGGTACAGGAATTATTCAGTATGTAGTGAGTAATTCTATACTGCCCTCTACACCTCAAAAATCAAACAGTGTAAGTCAAGGATTCTTTGACAAAATTAAAGTACTATTTAATGAATTTTTTCGTTAA
- the ftsZ gene encoding cell division protein FtsZ → MFEFDMDMEQFAHIKVIGVGGGGSNAVNRMISAGLKGVDFIVVNTDAQALHQSQADVKLQIGGKITRGLGAGANPDIGRQSAEETREEIANALKGADMVFVTAGMGGGTGTGAAPIVAEIAKEQGALTVGVVTKPFNFEGRKRQNFAEKGIESLKEKVDTLIVIPNDRLLQIVEKISMLDAFKMADNVLLQGVKGISDLIAVPGLINLDFADVKTIMKDTGSALMGIGTATGDKRAEDAATQAVSSPLLETSINGAKGVLLNISGGADLGLHEVQAAASVVENFVDSEANIIFGAVIDETLGDEIKVTVIATGFDEPKADKIKSFTDWDVNTFDGEDYDIPAFMRKKSNK, encoded by the coding sequence ATGTTTGAGTTCGATATGGATATGGAACAGTTTGCCCATATAAAAGTTATTGGTGTTGGTGGAGGCGGTAGTAACGCTGTTAATAGAATGATAAGTGCTGGGTTAAAAGGTGTTGACTTTATAGTGGTCAATACAGACGCCCAAGCTTTACATCAATCTCAAGCAGATGTAAAACTACAAATAGGAGGGAAAATCACTAGAGGTTTAGGTGCTGGTGCAAATCCTGATATTGGCCGTCAATCTGCTGAAGAAACTAGAGAAGAGATAGCAAATGCACTGAAGGGTGCAGATATGGTTTTTGTGACTGCCGGTATGGGTGGAGGAACAGGAACTGGTGCGGCTCCTATAGTGGCAGAGATTGCTAAAGAGCAAGGTGCTCTAACAGTTGGCGTTGTCACAAAGCCCTTTAACTTTGAAGGAAGAAAGCGTCAGAATTTCGCTGAAAAAGGTATAGAGAGCCTAAAGGAAAAAGTAGATACATTAATCGTGATACCAAATGATAGACTACTTCAAATTGTTGAGAAGATTTCAATGTTAGATGCCTTTAAAATGGCAGATAATGTTTTACTACAAGGTGTAAAGGGTATTTCTGATCTTATAGCGGTACCTGGTTTGATTAATCTTGACTTTGCAGACGTTAAAACAATCATGAAAGATACTGGTTCTGCTCTTATGGGTATTGGGACAGCTACTGGCGATAAAAGGGCTGAGGATGCAGCTACACAAGCTGTTTCTAGTCCACTTTTAGAAACATCTATTAACGGAGCTAAGGGTGTACTTTTAAACATCTCTGGTGGTGCTGACTTAGGTCTTCATGAAGTTCAAGCTGCAGCTAGTGTAGTTGAGAATTTTGTGGATAGTGAGGCAAACATTATCTTTGGTGCCGTTATTGATGAAACCTTAGGTGATGAGATAAAAGTAACCGTTATCGCAACTGGTTTTGATGAACCAAAAGCAGACAAAATTAAAAGTTTCACTGACTGGGATGTTAACACCTTCGATGGAGAAGATTACGACATACCTGCGTTTATGAGAAAAAAATCTAACAAATAA
- a CDS encoding sigma-E processing peptidase SpoIIGA, whose protein sequence is MYLDLTFIVNFLLCYIILQLQDFIYPQKIPFTRKVIASIVGSSYSILLMLWPNIFNNLLIKTIFFLLIVYIVFGNNPLASIIKKGMSLLIVSFIGAGLLYWMMLERDGPLFILNPILDARKITVIIILFVGLVIFPPMVRIFIISVKSLFNNKNLYCDLEILMDKSVFSIKGFVDTGNSLYDPITKLPVVIARGKIFKNYLGEEWTKWFEQEEMWFIPTNSKQRVFFVPFRSMGGEEMLVAIKPKEVSLINKGKKTKVECLIALCLKEKRMHPEFDALIHPSIVF, encoded by the coding sequence ATGTATCTAGATTTAACATTTATCGTGAATTTTCTACTTTGCTATATTATATTGCAGCTTCAAGATTTTATTTACCCACAAAAAATTCCTTTCACTAGAAAAGTAATTGCTTCAATTGTCGGTTCAAGTTACAGCATTTTACTTATGTTATGGCCAAATATTTTCAACAATTTGTTGATAAAGACAATCTTTTTTCTATTAATAGTATATATAGTTTTTGGCAATAACCCTTTAGCTTCAATAATAAAAAAAGGAATGTCCTTATTAATAGTTTCTTTCATTGGGGCAGGGTTACTTTATTGGATGATGTTAGAGAGGGATGGACCACTGTTTATATTAAATCCAATACTAGATGCAAGAAAAATTACTGTCATTATCATTTTATTTGTTGGTTTAGTCATATTTCCACCTATGGTAAGAATATTTATAATAAGTGTAAAAAGTTTATTTAACAATAAGAACTTGTATTGTGACTTGGAAATCTTAATGGATAAAAGTGTTTTTAGCATCAAAGGGTTTGTTGACACAGGTAACTCCCTCTATGACCCTATCACAAAACTTCCTGTGGTTATTGCAAGGGGGAAAATCTTTAAAAACTATCTCGGTGAAGAATGGACTAAATGGTTTGAACAAGAAGAGATGTGGTTTATCCCCACTAATTCAAAACAAAGAGTCTTTTTTGTTCCTTTTAGGTCAATGGGGGGAGAGGAGATGTTAGTGGCTATAAAGCCTAAGGAAGTTAGCCTAATTAACAAAGGTAAGAAAACAAAAGTTGAATGTTTAATTGCCCTGTGTTTAAAAGAGAAGCGGATGCATCCTGAATTTGATGCATTGATTCATCCTAGTATAGTATTTTAA
- the sigE gene encoding RNA polymerase sporulation sigma factor SigE: MNLMKKLKLEWRLLRSKIYSLIGLERNDIYFVGSTEALPPPLTNDEESYLMEKLQRGDEGVKRLLIEHNLRLVVYIARKFENTGINIEDLVSIGTIGLIKAVNTFDPAKKIKLATYGSKCIENEILMYLRRNNKIKSEVSLDEPLNIDWDGNELLLSDVLGTEPDIIHKDLEQEVNRNLLAKALTKLSKREQRIMILRFGLQDGNIKTQKDVAEILGISQSYISRLEKKIIKRLKKEISKME; the protein is encoded by the coding sequence TTGAATTTGATGAAGAAATTAAAGTTAGAATGGAGACTTTTAAGATCTAAGATTTACTCTTTGATTGGTCTAGAAAGAAACGATATATATTTCGTAGGAAGCACTGAAGCATTGCCTCCACCCCTTACAAATGACGAAGAAAGCTATCTGATGGAGAAATTGCAACGAGGTGATGAAGGGGTAAAAAGGCTTTTAATAGAACATAACCTTCGTCTTGTTGTGTATATTGCTAGGAAATTTGAAAACACAGGAATTAATATTGAAGACCTTGTATCTATCGGTACCATAGGACTTATAAAAGCTGTTAATACATTTGATCCTGCTAAGAAAATAAAACTAGCCACATATGGTTCAAAATGCATAGAGAATGAAATATTGATGTATCTAAGAAGGAACAATAAAATTAAGTCTGAAGTTTCCCTTGATGAACCCCTGAATATAGACTGGGACGGAAACGAACTATTGTTATCAGATGTGCTGGGCACAGAACCTGATATTATACATAAAGATTTAGAACAAGAAGTAAATAGAAACCTTTTAGCAAAAGCTCTAACAAAACTATCCAAAAGAGAGCAAAGAATTATGATATTACGATTTGGGCTGCAAGATGGAAATATAAAAACACAAAAAGATGTTGCAGAAATACTGGGAATATCCCAATCATATATATCTAGGCTTGAAAAAAAGATTATTAAAAGGCTAAAAAAAGAAATAAGTAAAATGGAGTAG
- a CDS encoding VanZ family protein: protein MSLQVLTGIIRENLYMGIAGVLFLGIIMFIVYFVIYMKLLGGKIIIPRKQLLVGGLLVVYIIMVIGVTFLNRGTRFQLNMNLHFLSSYREAWNNFSLRHWQFVILNIVMFVPLGILLPLFHKNFRKAGWTIGVGMLSTLIIESLQLITGRGSFVLDDIFNNSLGAIIGYGIVMGVLTIINGQRKRFYKAMGYFSPLLIVTLTFMGIFFAYNLQEFGNLAIAHSYSINMNSTQVNLSVHLNDERTSNPIYQAPVHSKYSAKDFAVEFMENLDIDTSNLEVIAYSTSAIYWSRGNPSYNMKVNYLDGSYSFSDFSSFDKKPVEAEEEVLIEELRRFGIEIPEGAMFSNRDTRSYEWVVHKKTPNNKLIDGVLYISYYNDGTIKQINNTIVEYNKVRNVPTKSEKEAYQEILDGNFFWYPGNGIETINVHEVQLMYHLDSKGFYQPVYFFYCTIDGFESRITIPALLR, encoded by the coding sequence ATGAGCCTACAAGTCTTAACAGGTATTATTAGAGAAAATCTATATATGGGAATAGCAGGGGTATTGTTTTTAGGAATAATAATGTTTATAGTATACTTCGTTATCTATATGAAACTACTGGGTGGGAAAATAATAATCCCACGGAAACAACTATTGGTGGGAGGTCTCCTTGTTGTCTATATTATCATGGTAATAGGAGTTACATTTTTAAACCGAGGAACAAGATTTCAACTTAACATGAACCTTCACTTTCTGAGTTCATATAGGGAAGCTTGGAATAATTTTAGCTTGCGACACTGGCAGTTTGTTATTTTGAACATTGTCATGTTTGTACCTCTAGGGATTCTTTTGCCCCTTTTTCATAAGAATTTCCGTAAAGCTGGTTGGACCATAGGAGTAGGTATGCTATCTACCCTAATAATTGAAAGTTTACAGCTAATTACTGGACGTGGCAGTTTTGTACTGGATGATATCTTTAACAATTCCTTAGGAGCAATAATTGGTTATGGGATAGTTATGGGTGTATTAACAATAATTAATGGGCAACGGAAGAGATTTTACAAGGCAATGGGTTATTTTTCACCCTTACTGATAGTAACTTTAACCTTTATGGGAATTTTTTTCGCTTACAATCTTCAGGAGTTTGGAAACCTAGCCATAGCTCACAGTTATAGTATTAATATGAACAGCACACAGGTTAATTTAAGTGTTCACCTTAACGATGAAAGAACATCAAATCCCATCTATCAGGCTCCAGTTCATTCTAAGTACTCTGCAAAAGATTTTGCTGTAGAGTTTATGGAAAACCTTGATATTGATACAAGTAATTTGGAGGTAATTGCTTATAGTACAAGTGCAATATACTGGTCAAGAGGCAATCCTTCATATAATATGAAGGTAAATTACCTAGATGGTAGTTATAGTTTTTCTGATTTTTCAAGTTTTGATAAAAAACCTGTGGAGGCTGAAGAAGAGGTTCTAATTGAAGAACTAAGGAGATTTGGTATTGAGATACCAGAAGGGGCTATGTTTAGTAATAGAGATACTAGAAGTTATGAATGGGTTGTGCATAAAAAAACACCAAACAATAAGTTAATCGATGGTGTTTTATACATTTCTTATTATAATGACGGTACAATTAAGCAAATCAATAATACTATTGTTGAATATAATAAGGTAAGGAACGTTCCAACTAAAAGTGAGAAGGAAGCATATCAGGAAATATTGGATGGCAACTTTTTTTGGTATCCCGGAAATGGGATAGAAACAATCAATGTTCATGAGGTACAATTAATGTACCATCTGGATTCCAAGGGATTCTATCAGCCCGTTTATTTTTTTTACTGTACAATAGATGGATTTGAATCCAGAATTACTATACCGGCCTTACTGAGATAA
- the sigG gene encoding RNA polymerase sporulation sigma factor SigG, translated as MINKVEICGVNTAKLPVLKNAEMKQLFIRLQSGEYDARERLVNGNLRLVLSVIQRFNNRGECVDDLFQVGCIGLIKAIDNFDLSQNVKFSTYAVPMIIGEIRRYLRDNNPIRVSRSLRDVAYKALQVRDTLINRFNREPTVSEIAKELEIEREEVVFALDAIQEPVSLFEPIYHDGGEPIFVMDQIRDNKELDGTWIEGIAISEALTRLNDREKKILTLRFFEGKTQMEVADEIGISQAQVSRLEKVALGHLKKYVRED; from the coding sequence GTGATAAATAAAGTAGAAATATGTGGAGTGAATACAGCTAAGTTACCAGTTTTGAAAAATGCAGAGATGAAACAGCTATTTATCCGGTTACAAAGTGGAGAATACGACGCAAGGGAAAGGTTAGTAAACGGAAATTTAAGATTAGTACTCAGTGTAATACAAAGATTTAATAACCGCGGTGAATGTGTAGATGATTTATTTCAAGTAGGTTGCATCGGCCTCATAAAAGCTATTGATAATTTTGATTTGAGTCAGAACGTTAAATTCTCAACATACGCTGTTCCAATGATTATAGGTGAGATAAGAAGATACCTTCGTGATAACAATCCTATAAGAGTAAGTAGATCATTAAGGGATGTAGCATATAAGGCGTTACAGGTTAGAGATACTTTAATTAATCGATTCAATAGAGAACCAACTGTATCAGAGATTGCTAAGGAGCTAGAAATTGAAAGAGAAGAAGTAGTTTTTGCTTTAGATGCCATTCAAGAGCCAGTATCTTTATTTGAACCAATCTACCATGATGGTGGAGAGCCTATATTTGTAATGGATCAAATTCGAGATAACAAAGAACTAGATGGAACTTGGATTGAGGGTATAGCCATAAGTGAGGCTTTAACCCGCCTAAATGATAGAGAAAAGAAAATATTGACTTTACGTTTTTTTGAGGGGAAAACTCAAATGGAAGTTGCTGATGAGATAGGAATCTCTCAGGCACAAGTTTCTAGATTAGAAAAAGTTGCCTTAGGACATTTGAAAAAATATGTGAGGGAAGACTAA
- a CDS encoding YlmC/YmxH family sporulation protein, producing MRISDLRSREIVNLSDGRKLGIFDDLEIDTTKGVIKALIITGSSSFLGFFQQEQDSIIPWEKVVKIGQDVIIADLSSKGEKLFKKGDE from the coding sequence ATGAGAATTTCTGATTTGAGAAGTAGAGAAATCGTTAACTTATCTGATGGCAGGAAATTGGGTATCTTTGATGACCTAGAGATAGATACTACTAAAGGCGTAATAAAAGCTCTAATAATTACTGGTAGCAGCAGCTTCTTAGGTTTCTTTCAACAAGAGCAAGATAGTATTATACCCTGGGAAAAAGTTGTAAAAATAGGCCAAGATGTAATAATTGCAGATTTAAGCTCCAAAGGGGAAAAATTATTTAAAAAAGGCGATGAATAA